A portion of the Periophthalmus magnuspinnatus isolate fPerMag1 chromosome 2, fPerMag1.2.pri, whole genome shotgun sequence genome contains these proteins:
- the LOC117383430 gene encoding splicing factor U2AF 35 kDa subunit-like isoform X2, with protein sequence MAEYLASIFGTEKDKVNCSFYFKIGACRHGDRCSRLHNKPTFSQTILIQNIYRNPQNSAQTADASRCAVSDVEMQEHYDEFFEEVFTEMEEKYGEVEEMNVCDNLGDHLVGNVYVKFRREEDAEKAVMDLNNRWFNAQPIHAELSPVTDFREACCRQYEMGECTRGGFCNFMHLKPISRELRRELYGRRRKRHRSRSRSRERRSRSRDRRRDREKRRSRDRERSGRF encoded by the exons ATGGCGGAGTACCTGGCGTCCATTTTCGGCACTGAGAAAGACAa AGTCAATTGTTCCTTCTACTTCAAAATTGGAGCTTGCAGACATGGTGATCGCTGCTCACGATTGCACAACAAACCAACTTTCAGCCAG ACGATCTTGATTCAGAACATCTACCGTAATCCCCAGAACAGTGCCCAGACAGCAGACGCATCTCgct GCGCTGTCAGCGATGTGGAAATGCAGGAGCACTACGACGAGTTCTTTGAG GAGGTGTTCACAGAAATGGAGGAGAAATatggagaggtggaggaaaTGAACGTCTGTGACAACCTTGGCGATCACCTTGTGGGCAATGTTTATGTTAAG TTTCGTCGTGAGGAAGATGCAGAGAAAGCTGTCATGGACCTGAACAACCGGTGGTTTAATGCGCAGCCCATCCACGCAGAACTGTCCCCTGTCACTGACTTCAGGGAAGCCTGCTGTCGGCAGTATGAAATGGG GGAATGCACTCGAGGTGGATTCTGCAATTTTATGCATCTGAAACCTATTTCAAGGGAACTTAGGAGGGAGTTGTATGGACGCCGAAGGAAAag GCACAGGTCTCGCTCTCGTTCTAGGGAGCGACGTTCCCGCTCCAGGGATCGGCGGAGGGACCGTGAGAAGCGAAGGTCAAGGGATCGGGAGCGCTCTGGAAGATTCTAA
- the LOC117383430 gene encoding splicing factor U2AF 35 kDa subunit-like isoform X1, with amino-acid sequence MAEYLASIFGTEKDKVNCSFYFKIGACRHGDRCSRLHNKPTFSQTILIQNIYRNPQNSAQTADASRCAVSDVEMQEHYDEFFEEVFTEMEEKYGEVEEMNVCDNLGDHLVGNVYVKFRREEDAEKAVMDLNNRWFNAQPIHAELSPVTDFREACCRQYEMGECTRGGFCNFMHLKPISRELRRELYGRRRKSRHRSRSRSRERRSRSRDRRRDREKRRSRDRERSGRF; translated from the exons ATGGCGGAGTACCTGGCGTCCATTTTCGGCACTGAGAAAGACAa AGTCAATTGTTCCTTCTACTTCAAAATTGGAGCTTGCAGACATGGTGATCGCTGCTCACGATTGCACAACAAACCAACTTTCAGCCAG ACGATCTTGATTCAGAACATCTACCGTAATCCCCAGAACAGTGCCCAGACAGCAGACGCATCTCgct GCGCTGTCAGCGATGTGGAAATGCAGGAGCACTACGACGAGTTCTTTGAG GAGGTGTTCACAGAAATGGAGGAGAAATatggagaggtggaggaaaTGAACGTCTGTGACAACCTTGGCGATCACCTTGTGGGCAATGTTTATGTTAAG TTTCGTCGTGAGGAAGATGCAGAGAAAGCTGTCATGGACCTGAACAACCGGTGGTTTAATGCGCAGCCCATCCACGCAGAACTGTCCCCTGTCACTGACTTCAGGGAAGCCTGCTGTCGGCAGTATGAAATGGG GGAATGCACTCGAGGTGGATTCTGCAATTTTATGCATCTGAAACCTATTTCAAGGGAACTTAGGAGGGAGTTGTATGGACGCCGAAGGAAAag CAGGCACAGGTCTCGCTCTCGTTCTAGGGAGCGACGTTCCCGCTCCAGGGATCGGCGGAGGGACCGTGAGAAGCGAAGGTCAAGGGATCGGGAGCGCTCTGGAAGATTCTAA